The genome window CTACAGAGGCCTTAGATGTTATAAAGGATTATAAAAAAGGAAAGAGAAAGGCTATTTTAGGTCCGTGGATGCATAATTCAAATACTTTAAGAGATATAAATGGTATTTCTTTGGGAAATAGTTCGCTAAGATATGATTTAGATTATAATTATCTATTATGGTTTGATAAATACTTAAAAGGCATAGAAAATAACATAGATACGACTGCTCCAATAGAGTATTACTCTGTAGGTTCTAACAAGTGGAAGACAGAAGAAAATTGGCCGATAACAAACAAGATAGATAAGAGTATGTATTTAATAAGTGATGGAAATGCTAACACATCTTTGGGAAATGGGAGATTAATATTTGATAAGGGTTTAGAAGAAAAGTGTGATAGTTATATATATAATCCAAAAGACCCATCAATACAGCTAATTGATATGTCAGAAAATGAAGTTGGAGTTCCAAATAACTACAAGGATTTAGAAAAAAGAAGTGACATGTTGTGTTATACATCAGATGCTTTTAGTGAAGAATTCACTATAACAGGTGATATAAAGTTAGAGTTTTTTGCATCAAGTTCTGCTAGAGATACTGACTGGGTTATAAAAATTATGGATGTAGATTTAGATGGAAATTCAATTAAATTAGCTGATGGTATACTTAGTGCTAGATTTAGAAATGGTTTTTATAAGTCAGAGCTTATGGAAGAAGGAGAGATTTATAAGTTTACAATTATAACCTCAAAAATATCAAATACATTTAAAGCTGGTCATAAAATTAGGCTAGATATAACATCTAGTGCTAAAAATTTTATTTTCCAAAATAGTAACACAATAGAGGGGTATAATAGTATTGAGTATATAGAAGCAAAGAATACAATTTACCATGGAGGTAAATATCCATCTAAATTGATATTGCCAATAGAGAATAAGCAAGTTTGTATAGATTAAATAGTAAGGAGGCTATCTCAAAATAGAGATAAGTCTCTTTTTCATTGGTGAAATGATGAAAATATATTTGATTTCATACAAAAAAGAGTGCCTCATGAACTAAAAAGTTCATTTTGAGACACCCTCTATATAAGTTAAATTAATTATTTTGTAGCTGCAACAACGCTCATTTCAACCAATAAATGCTCTCTAGCAAGTCTAGCTTCAACACAAGCTCTAGCAGGCTCAAATCCTTTTTCAACCCAAGCATCCCAAACAGAGTTCATAGCTTCAAAATCTTTCATGTCTCTTAAATAAATAGTGACAGATAGTAAATGTTGTTTATCTGAACCATATTTGTTTAATAAATCTTCTATTTTAGCTAAAACTTCAGTAGTTTGTTCAATTATTCCGCCTTCAGCATGAGTTTGTCCACATAAATAGACTGTATTGTTATGAACTACAGCTCTGCTCATTCTTCCAGTTCCTTCATATCTTTTTATTTCCATGTTTTAAATACCTCCATAATTAAAAAATCTATTAAAAATCTAAATAATAAATTAAAAAAAGTCTATACTATATAAAATTATATTATATATTTTGATAATAATCCATAAAAACATATAACTTTTTAACTATAATTATTATTGTTATTAATTGAAAAGATTTATTAGTTACTTGACATAAATTACAATTTTAATTATAGTATAAATTGGAATATTTAGATAATTATTATTTAATGTATGAGTCGAAGTCTTTAATTAATATGGCTTTATATGTTTATATAGAAAAGAGGTAAGTATGAGTAGTACAATCAAATCAAATCGAATAAAGGGTATAATGTTTATAATAGCATCAGCTCTTGGCTTTGCAATGATGTCTGCATTTGTAAAACTAGCTGGAGATTTACCAAGTTTTCAAAAAGTGTTCTTTAGAAATCTGGTATCAGCTGTAATAGCTTTTTGGCTTATCGTAAAACACAAAGGTAGTCTAACTGGTAAAAAAGAAAATTTAAAAGTACTTTTATATAGGTCAATCTTTGGAACTCTAGGAGTAATATTTAATTATTATGCAATTGATAGGTTGATGCTCTCAGACGCAAACATGCTAAATAAAATGAGCCCCTTTCTTGTAGTTATATTTTGTGCAATTGCTCTAAAAGAAAAAATAAATGTAAAACAGATAGGAGCTATTATAATTGCTTTTATAGGAGCTTTATTCATAATAAAACCAACATTTAGTGTAGAAGTAATTCCTTATCTTGGAGGAGTTGCAGGAGCTATATTTGCAGCAATGGCATATACTTGTTTGAGAGTTCTTGGAGACAGAGAAGATTACTATACAATCGTATTTTTCTTTTCGGTTTTTTCATTAGTTACTGTAGGACCAATTGCTTTTGCAGTATATGAACCAATGACTTTTATGCAACTTATATATCTATTACTAGGTGGAGTATTTGCAAGTCTAGGTCAATTTGGAATAACTCTAGCATATAAGTATGCACCTGCTAAGGAAATTTCTATATTTGATTATAGTAATATAATATTTTCGGCAATTTTAAGTATATTCTTATTTAATGTTTATCCAGATATGTTAAGTGTTGTTGGATATTTAATAGTATTTTCGGCGGCATTTTATATGTTTTTATACAATAAGAAATTAGATAAACTAGATAAAGAAAAGAAGAAGTAAGCTAAATAAAAGTCTTTTTATAATTTATATTGACGATTTAAGGTTTTTTATTAAAATTAAAGAAGATTGAGTTGAAAATGTTTGATGTATTGACTTATAACAGCAGTTAAAATTGAAAAATTATAACTGCTGTTTCTTTTATTAAAAATATCCAAATGTCTATAAAAATAGACTATAATATAATAGTATAAATAATATAAAGGGGATAAATTAAAGTATGGAAAAAGTGAAAGTTGCTGTGATTGGAGCAGGTAATAGAGGAACATATGCATATGCTCCATATATTTATAAAAATTCTGATGTATGTGAAATAGTTGCTGTAGCAGAACCTAAAAAAGGAAGACGAGAATTATTTACACAAAAATATAACCTAGATAGTAAAAAGGTATTTGAAACTTTAGAAGACTTTTTTAAACAGGACAAGATGGCAGATGCAGTCATAATAGCTACAAATGATGATAGACATTATGATGTAGCAAAATTAGCTCTTGAAAAAGGTTATCATATATTATTAGAAAAGCCAATGTCTAACAGTTTAGATGGTTTGGTACATATAAATGACCTGTGTGATAAGTATAAAGATAAGATTTTTATGATTTGCCATGTACTGAGATATTCTCCATTTTATAATAAATTAAAAGAAATTGTAGAAAGCAAAAAATTAGGAGAGCTAGTTAGTATACAATATAATGAAAATATAGGATATTGGCATTTTGCACATAGCTTTACTAGAGGGAATTGGAGAAATAGCAATGAAACCAGCCCTTTAATTTTAGCAAAGAGTTGTCATGACATGGATATTTTGTTATATTTAGTAGGAAGTAGATGTAAAAAGATATCTGCATTTGGAAGCTTAAAGCATCTTAATAACCAAAATGCTAGTGGAGAGATGGCACAAAATTGTCTTCAGTGTTTAGTTGAAAAAAAATGTCCATATTCAGCAAAGAGAATTTATTTAGAAAAAGATAGAAGTATAAATAGAGCTGTTCATATAAATCCAACTGAAGAGAATCTATTAAATATACTCAAGACAAGTCCATATGGAAGATGTGTTTACAGATGTGATAATAATGTTGTAGATAATATGGTAAATATACTACAGTTTGAAAATGGAGTGACAGCTACTTTTAATTTATGTGCATTTACTAAAGAAAATGGAAGAACCATAAAGTTAATGTTTAGTCATGGTGAAGTTGGTGGAGATTTAAATAAGAATGAG of Clostridioides sp. ES-S-0054-01 contains these proteins:
- a CDS encoding DMT family transporter; this encodes MSSTIKSNRIKGIMFIIASALGFAMMSAFVKLAGDLPSFQKVFFRNLVSAVIAFWLIVKHKGSLTGKKENLKVLLYRSIFGTLGVIFNYYAIDRLMLSDANMLNKMSPFLVVIFCAIALKEKINVKQIGAIIIAFIGALFIIKPTFSVEVIPYLGGVAGAIFAAMAYTCLRVLGDREDYYTIVFFFSVFSLVTVGPIAFAVYEPMTFMQLIYLLLGGVFASLGQFGITLAYKYAPAKEISIFDYSNIIFSAILSIFLFNVYPDMLSVVGYLIVFSAAFYMFLYNKKLDKLDKEKKK
- a CDS encoding RidA family protein, which encodes MEIKRYEGTGRMSRAVVHNNTVYLCGQTHAEGGIIEQTTEVLAKIEDLLNKYGSDKQHLLSVTIYLRDMKDFEAMNSVWDAWVEKGFEPARACVEARLAREHLLVEMSVVAATK
- a CDS encoding Gfo/Idh/MocA family oxidoreductase, encoding MEKVKVAVIGAGNRGTYAYAPYIYKNSDVCEIVAVAEPKKGRRELFTQKYNLDSKKVFETLEDFFKQDKMADAVIIATNDDRHYDVAKLALEKGYHILLEKPMSNSLDGLVHINDLCDKYKDKIFMICHVLRYSPFYNKLKEIVESKKLGELVSIQYNENIGYWHFAHSFTRGNWRNSNETSPLILAKSCHDMDILLYLVGSRCKKISAFGSLKHLNNQNASGEMAQNCLQCLVEKKCPYSAKRIYLEKDRSINRAVHINPTEENLLNILKTSPYGRCVYRCDNNVVDNMVNILQFENGVTATFNLCAFTKENGRTIKLMFSHGEVGGDLNKNEIRIKEFGKNEEIVINPSNQQNMVEEYDRNLIAEFIKLVSNKELEKGRVAAKEAIQSHVMAFAAEYSRVSDEVVYIEEFFDSAKQMTKDIEETIF